ACAACGCTCGCTTCAGCCGGCTCTTCTTCAAGCTCAGGCACAGGGGAGGAGTCCGTCATAGTGTTTCACGTGAAACATTCATCGACGAGTGATCACGGTGTGGCGACCACGGCCCTCACCATGAGACTCGGAAACAAATCCACGCTCCGAGACGATGTCATGAACAAGTTTGCGTTCGTAGCTCGACATCGGCGGCAGATCGGCCTCGGTCGAGCCGCCCTCGATGCGGGAAATGGCCTGGTCGACAAGATTCGCCAATTCAGCCTGCCGCGCTTCCCTGGAGCCAGCAATATCCAGAATCACCCGCGAGAACTCTCCGGTCTCACTCTGAACGGCAAGCCGGGTTAGCTCTTGTAAGGCATTGACAACGTCTGGCTTGGCCAACCGGGACAGGTCTCCGTCGGGATCCGAAACCGAGACATACGCTCGTTCGTTGCGCACGTCAATATCGATGTCTCCACCCAGATCGCAGATGTCCAGGAACTCTTCAATGTAATCCGCAGCTGCGTCACCTTCGCGATCGATAGTGTCAGTGCTCTGGATATCGTTCATCGTCTCGGACATGTCTATTTTTTCCCTTGAGAGTCGGGGGCATTCGGCTTTGAGTCTGGATCGGTCTGCGGCTTCGGCTGCTGCGCGGGCTTGCCCTGCTGGGCAAGCTTCTTCGCTCTATTCTTACCAACCGGCTGCTGCCGCTGAGCAGGCTTCTTCTCTTCAACAACAATCGTGTCGTCGCCTTTTGCTAACTTGTCCAGCTTGCCCTTGCGAGCGAGGCGGGCTTCGCGCTCGCGAGCAGCCTCTGTTCCCGGCATCGGCATGTTGCGAATGATAATAAACTGCTGCGCCATCGTCCAGATGTTGGAGACGAGCCAGTAGAACATCACGCCGAGAGGGAATGCAAAACCCGAGAAGAGAAAAACAAACGGGAGCAAGTACAGCAAAATGCGCTGCTGCTTGAACATCGGAGACGCCTTCGTCTCTTCTGAAATGTTCTTCGACATGATCTGAAGCTGCGTAAAGAACTGTGAGCTGGTCATGAGCGCAACCATGATGGCTGCGATCACCATGACGGCGACAGCCGGGGGAGTGGCATTCATCGCATCTTGGAAGCTCGAGTGCAACGGCGCCACGTTGAACAGCGACGCATCTCCAAAAAGCGACGCGAGGTCTTGGTTGAGAGGACCCACACCTTGCTTTCCGCTCGCGGCTTCACGAAGGACGGAGAACAAAGCAAAGAAAATCGGCATCTGCACGAGCAACGGCAGACACGAACCCATCGGGTTTGTGCCTGTCTTCTTGTACAGCGCCATCGTCTCGCGGCTCATAGCCTCGCGAGACATCTGGTCACGCTTGCCCTTGTACTTATCTTGAATCTTCTTGAGCTGTGGTGCCACCTCCATCATTCTCCGCTGATTCTTGATCTGTTTGACAAACAGAGGAATGAGCAGCGCGCGCACGACAAGCACAAGCCCGACAATCGAGAACACCCAGGTCAATCCTGCAGCAGGGTCCAATCCCACGAATGAGAAGAAGGAGTGGAATGCTACGAGGATCAGCTCGACCGCCCATTTAAGCGGCCAGAGGATCGTACCAATGATGTCCATGGGGCGATCAGTTCTTTCTGTCGGTAGGGGAGACCACGAACCCGTGGGGGGTCACGGCATAACGGAAGTTCTTCTTTGCGGGCACATCGTCGATTCCACCGGCCGCCCAGGGATGGCAACGGAGAATTCGTCGTACACCCATTACCGATCCGATCACGACACCGTGAATTTGAATCGCCTGAAGCGTGTACGCCGAACATGACGGGTAGTACCGACAAACATCCCCATATAACGGGGAAACAATTCGTCGATAAACGTGGAGCACAGCGACAGCAAGATTGCGAGGAATGAGTAGAACAGTCCGAAGCACGTCACTGATCATCGCGATGCCGCCAGAGAAACAGCTCGCTCAACATCGTCCCTCAGGTCGCTGAACGATGCGCTTGCCGAGGATGGAAGGGCGCGAAACACCAGGTCACACCCGAAAAGTGATTTCCTCGGTACAAATTCACCCTGCAAGGCAGCATACGAAAGTGCCTTCAACCGCCGGCGAACCCTGTTGCGTGCCACAGCATTTCCGACAGTTTTCGCAACAATGAACCCGAATCGTGGTTCCCCACCATTCGGGTTCTTCGTTGTGTAGGTCACGGTACTCCCGCCAGCGCTGCGACGACCCCGGCGCACGACATG
The Paramicrobacterium chengjingii DNA segment above includes these coding regions:
- the rnpA gene encoding ribonuclease P protein component, producing MLDKAHRITSAADYKHVVRRGRRSAGGSTVTYTTKNPNGGEPRFGFIVAKTVGNAVARNRVRRRLKALSYAALQGEFVPRKSLFGCDLVFRALPSSASASFSDLRDDVERAVSLAASR
- the yidD gene encoding membrane protein insertion efficiency factor YidD; the encoded protein is MISDVLRTVLLIPRNLAVAVLHVYRRIVSPLYGDVCRYYPSCSAYTLQAIQIHGVVIGSVMGVRRILRCHPWAAGGIDDVPAKKNFRYAVTPHGFVVSPTDRKN
- a CDS encoding protein jag; translation: MSETMNDIQSTDTIDREGDAAADYIEEFLDICDLGGDIDIDVRNERAYVSVSDPDGDLSRLAKPDVVNALQELTRLAVQSETGEFSRVILDIAGSREARQAELANLVDQAISRIEGGSTEADLPPMSSYERKLVHDIVSERGFVSESHGEGRGRHTVITRR
- the yidC gene encoding membrane protein insertase YidC is translated as MDIIGTILWPLKWAVELILVAFHSFFSFVGLDPAAGLTWVFSIVGLVLVVRALLIPLFVKQIKNQRRMMEVAPQLKKIQDKYKGKRDQMSREAMSRETMALYKKTGTNPMGSCLPLLVQMPIFFALFSVLREAASGKQGVGPLNQDLASLFGDASLFNVAPLHSSFQDAMNATPPAVAVMVIAAIMVALMTSSQFFTQLQIMSKNISEETKASPMFKQQRILLYLLPFVFLFSGFAFPLGVMFYWLVSNIWTMAQQFIIIRNMPMPGTEAAREREARLARKGKLDKLAKGDDTIVVEEKKPAQRQQPVGKNRAKKLAQQGKPAQQPKPQTDPDSKPNAPDSQGKK